TGCGTCCATCATGCTCCAGCATATCGAACATCTGACGGATATAGGGGATTGCCTTCTCTTCAGTATCATCGATGATGCGTCCCTGCCGGACCACATTGTCGACGATGATGACACTGCCCTTGTGGGAGAACTTGAGCGCCCATTTGAGGTACTCCACATTGTTCTCCTTGTCCGCATCGATGAAGATGAGATCGAAACGCGAATATCCCCGCTCCATCAGCTTCGGCAGCCGATCCAGCGCCTGCCCTTCAATGACATCCACCGGTGCCGCAAGCGCCGCTGAAGCGATGTTCCGCCGCGCCACTTCCGCATGATTCGGATCCGCTTCAATCGTCGCCATGCGCCCGTCCTCCGGCAGCGCACGGGCAAGCCATACGGTACTGAAGCCGCCGAGGGTTCCGATTTCAAGGATGGATTTGGCATCGATCATCTTCGCCATCAGATACAGCATCTTGCCATGTGCCTTCGACACTTCGATCTGCCGCATGCCGGCATCATCCGTCTCCTTCAGTATATGCGCCATCGTGTCGTCCGTCGTCTTGAGCTTCTCTTCGAAATATTCATCCACTGCTTTCCATGTCTCTTCCATTTTCCGAGCCTCCATCATTTTATTTTTCCTCGTTTACCCGCACAGACAGGGGTGGAAAACTCGAAATTCTCTGCGCTGATCAATATTTTTCCGGGTGCATGAGATAGAGTGCCGGTATGAGGCCGAGTGCGAGCACACCGCCTGAAATCGACAGGAAGCCGAACCCGGCGCCCGCAGCCACGATGCCGGATAATGCTCCGCCTGCTGCACCGGAGAGCGCAATCAGCACATCCACCGTCCCCTGCGTCTTCGCCCGGGAATCGGGGACTGTCGCATCAACCAGGATCGTCGTCCCACTGATCAGGCCGAGGTTCCATCCGGCACCAAGCAGTGTCAGGGAAACGGCCATCATGGCAAACGACCCCCCTGGTGCGGCCGCTGCAATGATGCCTGCCATAAGCAGGATGATCGCCGCCGCAATCGTCATCGCCACGCGCCCGATCTTGTCGATCAGTATCCCGGTGAAGAGCGACGGCAGATACATGCCGGCGATATGGAAACCGATGACCATGCCGATGGCCCCAAGGTCGTGGCCGTGGTGGCCCATATGTACAGGCGTCATCGTCATCACCGCAACCATGACGATCTGTGTCACGACCATGATGAGGGCGGCAAGCATGATGCCGCGCTGGTCGTTCTCTGTCCGCTCCGTCGCGTCGAATGTACCAGCCCTTTGCCGTTCCGCTTCAATCACCTGGGCCACTTCGAATGGGTCCGGACGCAGGAAGAAGGTCAGGATGAGCCCCGCCGTGATGCCTGCAGCCAGTCCCGCGCCGCCGAAGATCTGTGAGATGACGACGATCAGGAGCGTCCGCCGGTACAGTCCTGCCTTTCTGTTTGGATCACCTATGTATACCTCGAGCCCTTGATTTCTAGCCATATCTCCCACCGCTTTCATAAAATAAAGGAAGCGTCTGCTACGCTTCCCCGTCCGTCTACCATTTCAAGTATTCCTCCGATTTCCCCTTCGGTATGCTCAGCGATTGCCAGTCGTCGCCTTTGATCTGCTTGCCGATGAACATCATCTGTCCGATATGCGTCGCATAGTGTGAATGTTGGCGCTCCAGCGCTTCCAGGATCGTATGGTCCTCCCCCCGGATCTTCTGGGTGCGTAGCAGGTCATCCACAGTGAAGCTGTTCAGTGCATTGAAGAATATCTGCCAGCCATCCTCCCAGGCGGCGATCACATCCGCTTTTGAATTGAGGTCATCCTCGAATTCATCATCCCGGCCGCGATCCGCCTTCTCCCCGTCCGACGTGAATACGTCCGTCCAGCGGGAATACATGTTGCCCCTGAGATGCTTCGCCAGCACCGCAATCGTATTCGATGCCTCATTGTACCGCCAGTGCATATCTTCATCCGACAGCTGATCCAGCGTCCGGTCACCGAGCCGTTTGATCTCCTTGAACCGTGCCCGGATGACATTCAGGAACTCCTGTTCAAATTTCATGGCGCTCTCCCCTTTGTTTTTGGAAAATTACTACTTTCACTATAGCTGAAATGGAAGCCGTTGCCAATGGTTTGGAAGGATGGGAGGGGGGAGGCTTAATTGTCACTCGTCACTTCCGCGAATGTCAGTTGGAGGTCTAATTGTCACTCGTCATACCCGCGAATGACAGTTGGAGGCCTAATTGTCACTCGTCACACCCACGAATGACAGTTGGAGGCCCAATTGTCACTCGTCACTCCCGCGAATGACAGTTGGAGGCCCAATTGTCACTGGCCGCACCCACGAACGACAATAAACCTTCCCACCTATCAAAATATCCTGCAAACCGATAAAATGAAGTTAATATGAAAGGGGACGATATACATGAAAAGACTGCTCGACTGCACCGCTTCCGACTTCCTCAATATGACAGGCCAGGATCTGAAGCAATCGATCAAGGCAAGTGAGGGCCGGACTATGCTGGCCGAGACAATGGCGACCGTACCGCCGCTCTATCCGGATGTGACGAATGCGGAACTCACGGCATCATTCGGCGCCGACCTGCTGCTCTTCAACGTATTCGATGTCTTCAATCCTGAAGTCAGGGGCTTCACCCCATCAAACCCGGAAGAGGTCATCCATGAAATAAAAAGACTCACCGGCAGACCGGTCGGCCTCAACCTGGAACCGGTGGACCTCAATGCCGAACAGATTGAAACCTTGGACGCCATTGACCGAGGCCGCATCGCTTCAGAGGAGGCACTTGCACAGGCGAAATCGCTCGGCTTCGATTTCATCTGCCTCACCGGCAACCCGAAAACCGGTGTGACGAACGTCGAGATCACGAACGCCATCCAGCGTGCACGCAGAACCTTCGGAAGTGACGCGCTCATCATCGCCGGCAAGATGCATGGTGCCGGTGTGACGAGTGAGACCGGCAGCGGCATCATTTCGGAATCCGCACTCGATGCCTTCATCGATGCCGGTGCAGACGTCATCCTGATGCCGTCACCCGGTACTGTGCCGGGCATCACAACTGAAGATGCACAGAAATATGTTTCATACGTCCATTCAAAAAGCGCACTCGCCATGCTCACCATCGGGACCAGCCAGGAAGGCGCGGATGAATCGACCATCCGGCAGATTGCCCTCGCCGCCAAGATGGCCGGTGCAGACATCCATCATATCGGTGATGCAGGATTCTACGGCATCGCGGTACCTGAGAACATCATGGCTTATTCCATCACCATCCGGGGGCGCCGCCATACTTATGTACGCATGGCCCGCTCCATCCACCGCTAGAATCTCTGGGAGTTGAATGTTTATACTTCTTCTTCCCGGGTACTTGTATACTAAAAGTAATATATATTTTACATTTAGAAATTTATTTATTACATTTGAATTGAAAGAGGTGATTTCTTGGCGAAGAATCTGAAGATGAAGAGCGCACGTGCCAGCCGGGATCTCACCCAGAAAGCACTGGCCGAACAGGTGGAGGTCAGCCGCCAGACAATCAATCTGATCGAAAAGGGGGAGTACAACCCTTCATTGGCATTATGCATTAAAATCTGCAAGGCACTTGGATGCACATTGGATGACCTCTTCTGGGATGAATATTAATAAGTTAAAGGATGGAGATTTTCATGGAACATCTGCTCAATCGGTTCATAGGGGATGAACGTGCAAGAAAATCAGCTGGCAAGGCCGCCATCACCACCCTGCTGCTCATGTGGGCTTATATGATTACCCGCATGCTGCTTGTGGCGATGGGGGTATGGGAAACCGACATGGTGATGAACGATCTATACTTTTTCATGCTGTCATTCATCATATTTACCACTATATCCGTACGTGATGAATCCGATGCGTTGATATATTCTCCAATAGTGAAAAAGGAACTTCCCTATAAGAAAGGCCGTTTCTTTGGCCGTTTTGGCATCTACTTTATGGAATCCATCATCGGTGCCATCTTTATGACACTTGTTGAACTGCTCGTAAAGAGCCTGATTGCAAGCAGTTTCAGATTTGACCTTTTGATGTTCATCAGCAGCATCATTGCCTTCACCATTATCCTAATATTTGTTAACATCGTGTTAGGAGAAACAAGAGTAAGACGCTACCGCAAAATGGAAGAGGAATAAGGAGGCAACGTCTATCAGCAAGGTTCGACCGCTACAGATTATGGGCTATGGTCTTATCGGATTTGCGCTCATCATGGACCAGTTTCCGCAACTCCCCTTTGCCACATGGCAGACGCAGCTGATTAATGCATTATGTATTATTGCGCTGATTTATATGGTCACAAAGCTCAATGATGGAGACTCGGAGGAAGAGAAGACAGATTCATGGATGGAGGAACTGAACTATTATTTGTGCATATTCGGCTTCATCACCTTCCTGAATCTGATCGGCGGTGAGTCTTCGATCGGTCTGGACTTCGCCAGTGAAGGGTTCTGGTTTGCAGCCATTGGGGCATTCATAAAAATCTACGGGACATACGAGGCCGGTAACCGCTCCAAAAGACAGCTGAACTAGCATCGCATACTACTTAACAAAGGGGGGGGTGAGGACATCACGATTCAGAAGATACTTTCAGCATTTGTAGTCATCATTTTTTCAGTCGCCATCATTCTCGATCAGTTTCGCACACTGCCCTACTCGAACATGCCTGTAATTCTCACCCTGTTTGGCGTCATCATCATTCTGGCAATCATCGGCAGCTTATTCGGTCATATTGACCGGAAGAAGACAGGGAGGAAACAGGAGGAATCATGGCATAATGTACTGATTTTCGAATTATACTTCATATCACTCATACTTATACTGACCCAGCTCGGCGGGGAATCCCGATTCGGCCTCAACCCGGATTCCGGCCCTTTCTGGATACTTCTGTTCTCAACCACACTCAGCGTCTTCTTTTCCTATATTCGTGAAAAGAAGATGGCAGAACAATAGAAAGCACAACCGGATTCGGTTGTGCTTTCTTTTTTCTAGCGTATGAACAGGTGTTTAATGAACGTGCCTACCATCCAGAGCCCAAATTCGATGAAGCCCTCAGGGTGCCTCTGGATTTCAAGCCTTGAAGGCACATAATCATTGTGCGCATGCGTCCCAACGTAGCCATCCGGTCCATTATAGTTCCGGTGCATCCTCATACCCCCTTTGATTCATTATACCCTTTCCTCCGCCATCCAAAAAACATTTCTGAATATTATGTAAAATATAGAAGGAAATCACCATACATGAAAGGACACCCCATGAACAATAAATTATTCGATGACAAGAAAGTCCTTCTCGGTTTTGCGCTCTCCTTCCTCCTCAGCATCACCGCCATAATACTTGCTGCAAATGACATCGGCTACTGGATCGTCTGTGTCCTCCTGGCATTCATCCTGCTGTTCGCAAGCACAACCAGGGTCCAAAAAAGACAATGAACACAAAGAATCCCGGGAGATTGCTCCCGGGGTTCCCCATGCCTCTTATATTGCTTTTCTGACACGTTCGAACAGCTCATGATTCTCAAGATGCACGTGATCGAATGTGTCCTTTTCAAGTTTCTCTAGCCGTGCATATACAAGCTTGTACGTGCCACAAGCATTCGCATGCGGCGTAAAGTCGCTTGTTATGTCACGGATCTCCTTCAGGATATCTCCCACTGCTTCATGCTCCCCTTCGAGTTCACTGACATGCGGACGCACTTTTTCGGCCAGTTCAGGTGTCGGATTCTCCATGAATTCGATGATCATCGGGAACACATTGTGATCCTCATCCTCCGTATGTTCGATCATTTCATTCTTGAGCGTCTTATACAGTTCCTGGATCCTCACGAGATGCGGTTCGTTCGGTCCATGTTTGCGAGCAAGCTTCGTCACGTATGGTGTAAGGGCGGCGAACTCGTCCATAAGTTCCTGGTGGTACCTGTTCTGGATGAACTTCACGATCCCCTTCTCATCCAGATATTTCGGCTGGATGCCAGCCTCTTCATGCTGCTCGATACTGTTGATCTCTTCAATCATGCCTTCGAGGTCGAGTCCACGTTCCTCCACTGCCTGGGAAATCGGCATCTTGCCGCCACAACAGTAGTCTATTCTATTTTTCCTGAATATATCTGCACTCTTCGGGATGTCTTTGACGATTTCACTGACCCACATTTCACGGTTTACTGTAGTCATATTAACCCTCCTGGTTTAAACATACATTTTAAATACATGTTTAATATACCATATCATAATATGTTATGAAGTCCTTTCCAATGTGAAGTCTTGAACATTTAGTGACAGCGTTTCCCATGGAAATGAACTTCCCACTTCATGCAGTTCGGGTTTAATCACATGTCTTCAGGGTACATTTCTATAAAAAGTCCAAAGGAGTATTTTTAGATGAATATAAAACCATATAGAGTACCGCAAGATGAAAAAGTGAACCTTTCTGATTATCCGACAACAGAGGGTAAAAAGAAGGAAAATGAAACCATCAGGGATGAAGTCGTCCCGCCTCTCGTAGAAAAACTTAAAACTCTGCATGAGAAGCTGAATGCAGAAGAGAAGCACGGCATTCTCGTGGTTCTTCAGGCATTGGATGGCGCCGGGAAGGATGAGTCCATCAGCTACATCTTCTCCAACCTGCATGCTCAGGGCGTGAAGACCACCAATCTCAGCAAGCCATCTGAAGAAGAGCAGAAGCACGACTTCCTATGGCGTCTGCAGCCGGCAATCCCAAAGCGCGGAGAAATCGGGATACTGAACCGTTCCCATTATGAGGATGTCATCGCACCGCGTATCCATGACCAGTTGGATGACGAGGACATTCCCGAAGGCCACGACAAGGATTCGATCTGGGAGCTCCGCTACCGCCAGATCAACGAATTCGAGAAGTATCTCAGGGAAAACAATATACACGTGGCCAAATTCTTCTTCAACATGTCTAAGGATGAGCAGAAGGAACGCCTTCTTGACCGTATGAAGAATCCCGACAGACAGCACGAGTTCTCCTTCTCCGACTATGAGGAACGTCAATATTGGGATGACTATCAGAAGGTCTTCCAGGATATGCTCGACAACACATCCACAGACTATGCCCCATGGCATGTCCTGCCCGCTGATGACGAATGGCATACCCGCCGCCTCGTGAATGAGATCATGATCGGTCTGCTTGAAGAGATCGATCCAAAGTTCCCGGAAATGACCGGCGAAGAGAAAGAGAAGCTTGAAGAATATATAGATAAACTTGAAAATGAATAGTGGAGAATATGTTGATGCTCTCACCACCAAAGCCCTGCTTTGGTGGTTTTTCATTAAAGCTTGATTCCCATCCCTGTATACCTGCTTTCCATAAAAATAAAAATCCCGCCTCCACTTGGAGACGGGGTCGAACAATCATTTCCCTCTTCCCTTCCACATCTTTTTTAAACTGGCATCATCCCTCTGCATTGCCGATCGGTGCCCTGCACCTTCCCATCGATGCGTCTGCTTGATTGAGCAGCCTTTTCAGGTTCACGACGGCATTGCCCCTGTATACCTGCGCCATGATTTCCTTCACCCGGTCCTCCTCTCCTGCACCGGCGTCCTCTCCGGTGCGGAGGCTTTCGAACCAGTTCCTTATTTCCAGCGGGGCCACATTCCCTGCAATGGAGGACAGGCGGTCGTATCCGTAGGCAGTCTTCTCCCGGAGATCCTCTTCCCCGCCGGCATAGAAATAAAGTTTTGCTCCATTCACATCTTCTTGAACCTGTTCGATCTTCTTCCTGTCCCCAGCATCCTTTATACCGATCACAGCATCCTGCCGGGCAAGTTCGATGATGCTTTCCGCCGACAGGTCGAAGCCTGTGCGTCCATGGTTATTGTATAGGATGACAGGCTTCCCGGCCAGTTCGATGATGCGCTTCGAATAGGTCAGCGCTTCCGCCTGTGACGGTCGTATATAAGGCGGATACCCGAGCATGACGCCTGCTATTTTCGTCTCCCCCACTGCCTTGGCCAATTGCTCCGCCTCCTTCTGGCGTATGGATGCGACACCGAATATGATCTCCATATCATCGACGAGTGTGCCCTCAGATTCCAGCGCCTCGACCATCTCCAATTTTTCCTGGAGGTTCAGGCTGTGCTGCTCCCCGGTCGTTCCAGAAACAAGCACCGATTTGACGCCCTGCCCCTTCAGATTCCTGATATGGTCCATCGTCCCCTTGATATCGAGGGATTCATCTTCGAAAAAGGCGGTCGGTACCGCAACATGAAAATGTTCTTTCAGCATTTTAATTTCTCCTTCATCATTTAGTCAGCATGAATGGATGCCTTCGTGAAGCGCTTCAACAGCTAAAGTGTAACACTCCATCAGATTTTTTCTACAATATGAGGCGTTTTGCGATGATTAGGATGCATACAACCTGGCTATTTATATAATACAGGTGGTTTATGGGATAAAACCCACATCCTACATATAAGGGGGATTCATATATGGTTGAACTCAATACATTTTCCATCACGGCACGGTGTGCCAGGACAGGCCAGCTCGGGGTCGCGGTTTCGACGAAGCTGCCCGCGGTCGGCATGCTGTGCCCGTTCGGCAGGGCCGACACCGGTGCCATTGCGACCCAGTCATTCGTCAATCCATACATCGGCATCCAGGGCATCAAGTACCTCTCCCGCGGGATGACCGCGGAAGAGGCGATGGAGAAGATCATCGCATCAGAGCAGGACCTTGAACTCAGACAGTTTGCGATCGTCGACCGGCACGGCGGCACCGCTGCATTTTCGGGTGACCGTTGTGTCGGCTACTATAACCATTTTGAAGGGGACGGCTTCGTCGTCGCCGGCAACATGCTGGTAAATGAAAAGACGCTGACGGATATGAAGCGCACATTCGAAATCCATTCCGATCTGGAGCTCTCCGAGCGTCTGCTGCGTGCGCTCCAGGCCGGTCAGAAGGCAGGGGGTGACAAACGTGGAAAGCAATCTGCGGCACTGAAGGTATATGGCGTGGAAGACTACCCGCTCGTCGACCTCCGTGTCGATGAACATGAAGATCCGGTAACAGAACTCGCCCGTATCTACGATGTCGCCAGAAAAGAGCTCTTCCCATTGTTCCCGCAGATGCCGACCAAGCAGAATCCGGGAGGCAGCTTCGAACCGGATAAAATCTAGCCAGTACACAAGGGAAAGGAGGATAAGCCGACCGAAACGACAGGTGAAGAGGACATGGTGGAGTCGACTGACGAGCCAGATGCAGATTAACCGAGGCACTTCCGAAGCTTTAGGGGACGGGCATCCGGTCACATGCAACTCTGGGTGCAGTCCAGCAATGTCAAAATATAAAGGGGTATTTGATGAAGAATCTGCTGAGTCTGCCACTGATGACATTGATGTTGCTTATGCTTGCAGGATGCGGCGGTAATGAAGATGGGGCCGAAGACGCGATGCCCGATATTGAAGAGGAGACGACCGAGGAAGTCACCACTGAAGAAGCCGCAGCCGGCGGTACAGGCAATACCGAAGATAATGAAGCGTCAACAGAAGAATCCCAGGAGGAAACGACGGAAGAAAGTGCATCCGATTCAGGCACTTCTGAACCTTCCACGGAGGAAGGCGCGATGGGCGGTGCTTCTGCATCCGGCCCATATGAGCAGAACATGGTGCAGAACCCTGCGGGTGAGCAGTGCATCATGAACCGGCTCGCTGCGGAATATTGTGATGGCATCACCATGCAGGAGAAGTTCCTCGCCTATCATCACCTGACCTTCACCAACGAACTGCCGATACCGTCGAACATCGGCTGCCTCGAATGTATGGTCGATTATTCATTCGCAGTCATGGACGGCAACCAGGAACCCATCTCCAAAAATGAAGTCGATCAAAAAGGGGTGCCATTCAGTCCAGAACTTGAGACTTTCATGGAATCATATGCCTATGAACTCGCCAACTTCTTCAATGGCCACCCGAGTGCACTGCTCGAATATCTGGACCGGGATGGTCCGGCGATGTGGAACATTCACGACAACCGGCTCTCCGGCAACTACGCAGACCATACCACCCATTCGGTTGATGTTCAGAACATCGAAGATATGGGGGATGGCACGTATAAAGTCACCATGTACCGTGAGTATGAGCATGTCACCTCAAAAGGCATCGGAAGCGGTACTGTAGAATATACTGTCAATGAAACCCCGCATGCATTTGAGATCGTCACCTTCCAGGCAGTGGACACTGCTTCAGATGATGCTTCGACAGGTGGTTCCGGTGGCGCCGTCTCCGGTCCATATGAGCAGGATTTCGTACAGAACCCTGCCGCCGTCGACTGCATCCTCAGCCACCTGGCGACAGAGGAATGTGAAGGTTTCACGATGCAGGAGAAATTCCTCGCCTACCACCATCTGAACTTCACAAATGAACTGCCGATATCACCGAACATCGGCTGCCTCGAATGCATGGTCGATTATTCATTCGCAGTCATGGACGGCAGCCAGGAAGCGATCGGCATTGAGGAAATGGATGCGAAAGGGGCACCATTCACTCCGGATCTCGACACTTTCATGGAATCATATGCCTATGAACTCGCCAACTTCTTCAATGGCCATCAGAACCGCTTGATGGACTATATCGGCCAGGGCAGCCCGGCGATGTCATATCTCGACAACAACCGCGCTTCCGGCAACTTCGCAGACCACACGACCCATTCGGTTGATGTAAAGAACATCGAAGACATGGGAGATGGCTCTTACAAAGTCACCATGTACCGCGAGTATGAGCATGTCTCCTCCAATGGCGTCGGAAGCGGGACAGTCGAATATACAGTACGTGAAACCCCGCATGCTTTCAAAATTGTGGATTTCATGGCTGTCGGCAGCTGATACGCACAGCCGAACGGCAAAAGGCCACCATTTTAATGGTGGCCTTTTACACTTTTCTGAGACTTGAAAATTACACTTTGGAAAATCGAAAATTTCATCTTTGATGAAAATCGCGGTAAGCCTTGATGCCCCTTGCCCAGTGCACTTTCATAAAAACGCTTACAATTTCACAATTAAAACTATATTTCAGTTTATATAACACATAATTTCACCAAATATTTCTTCAAATCAATTTGACATCGCCACAACTGTTATGTTTATTATAGATAGTGTGAAATAACTTTCAAAAGAAGTATATAGTTTTTAATGCACCATCCCCCCTCTCTTACATATCGGGATGGATTTAAACTTGTGAAAATGGAGTGATTATTTGAGTAGTCAACAGGAACCACTCAAGATTGGATTCGCCTACGTCGGCGTCGTATTGGGTGCAGGGTTCTCCACTGGACAGGAAATGCTGCAGTTCTTCACCAACTACGGAACAATGAGTTATTGGGCAGTCATACTGTCCGGTCTGGTCATCATGTTCATCGGCCGCCAGGCATCAAAACTTGGAAATCGGCTGGAGGCGGAATCGCACCTCGAGCCGATCAACGAAATGTTCGGGGAAAGGCTTGGGAAGATCATCGACTACATACTGATCTTCTTCCTCTATGGCGTCATGGTCATCATGCTCGCCGGTGCAGGATCGGCCTTCTATGAAAGCTTCGGCATCCCTTCATGGCTCGGATCGCTGATTCTTGCGGTAGCGGTATTCATCACGCTGAACCTCAGCTTCAACAAGATCCTCGTTGCACTCGGTGCGGTGACACCGTTCCTGATCGCATTCGTCATGATCATTGCGGCATACAGCTTCCTGAACCCGAGCGTGCCGTTCAGTGAAGCAAATACCTATACTGATGTAGCCAAATCCCCATCCGGTGTATGGTGGTGGGACGCGCTGACATACAGCGGCATCGTCCTCGCAATGGCATTCAGCCTGCTGTCCATCATGGGCTCCCAGGCTTCAGGCATGAAGGCTGCACGCAAGGGCGGACTCTTCGGCGGCATCATGCTGCTCATCCTGCTTATACTGTTGAACGGCGGTCTGTTGGCACGCATCGATGTGACCAACGCAGCAGAAATACCGTCACTGATACTGGCTAGGGAGATCCACCCGATCCTCGGACTCGGACTCTCACTCGTCATGCTGCTGGTCATCTACAACACCGCAGTCGGAATGCTCTATCCATTCCTGACACGCTTCTCGGATCCATATACGAAACGCTACAGGATCCTGCTCGGCGGCGGTCTCGTCATCGGCTACTTCCTGAGCCTCGTCGGCTTCGTCGGCCTCGTGAACTTCTTCTATCCGATCCTTGGATATGTCGGACTTCTGCTCGGTGCCGCACTGACTGTCAGATGGCTGAGAAGCAAGTTTGCAGTAAAGCAGACGGCACAATAATATCAACGAATAAAGT
The sequence above is drawn from the Salinicoccus roseus genome and encodes:
- a CDS encoding O-methyltransferase, giving the protein MEETWKAVDEYFEEKLKTTDDTMAHILKETDDAGMRQIEVSKAHGKMLYLMAKMIDAKSILEIGTLGGFSTVWLARALPEDGRMATIEADPNHAEVARRNIASAALAAPVDVIEGQALDRLPKLMERGYSRFDLIFIDADKENNVEYLKWALKFSHKGSVIIVDNVVRQGRIIDDTEEKAIPYIRQMFDMLEHDGRIESTAIQTVGQKGYDGFLMGVVK
- a CDS encoding YkvI family membrane protein, with amino-acid sequence MSSQQEPLKIGFAYVGVVLGAGFSTGQEMLQFFTNYGTMSYWAVILSGLVIMFIGRQASKLGNRLEAESHLEPINEMFGERLGKIIDYILIFFLYGVMVIMLAGAGSAFYESFGIPSWLGSLILAVAVFITLNLSFNKILVALGAVTPFLIAFVMIIAAYSFLNPSVPFSEANTYTDVAKSPSGVWWWDALTYSGIVLAMAFSLLSIMGSQASGMKAARKGGLFGGIMLLILLILLNGGLLARIDVTNAAEIPSLILAREIHPILGLGLSLVMLLVIYNTAVGMLYPFLTRFSDPYTKRYRILLGGGLVIGYFLSLVGFVGLVNFFYPILGYVGLLLGAALTVRWLRSKFAVKQTAQ
- the ric gene encoding iron-sulfur cluster repair di-iron protein, which translates into the protein MTTVNREMWVSEIVKDIPKSADIFRKNRIDYCCGGKMPISQAVEERGLDLEGMIEEINSIEQHEEAGIQPKYLDEKGIVKFIQNRYHQELMDEFAALTPYVTKLARKHGPNEPHLVRIQELYKTLKNEMIEHTEDEDHNVFPMIIEFMENPTPELAEKVRPHVSELEGEHEAVGDILKEIRDITSDFTPHANACGTYKLVYARLEKLEKDTFDHVHLENHELFERVRKAI
- a CDS encoding DUF1028 domain-containing protein, whose amino-acid sequence is MVELNTFSITARCARTGQLGVAVSTKLPAVGMLCPFGRADTGAIATQSFVNPYIGIQGIKYLSRGMTAEEAMEKIIASEQDLELRQFAIVDRHGGTAAFSGDRCVGYYNHFEGDGFVVAGNMLVNEKTLTDMKRTFEIHSDLELSERLLRALQAGQKAGGDKRGKQSAALKVYGVEDYPLVDLRVDEHEDPVTELARIYDVARKELFPLFPQMPTKQNPGGSFEPDKI
- a CDS encoding helix-turn-helix transcriptional regulator — translated: MKSARASRDLTQKALAEQVEVSRQTINLIEKGEYNPSLALCIKICKALGCTLDDLFWDEY
- a CDS encoding dihydrodipicolinate synthase family protein; translated protein: MLKEHFHVAVPTAFFEDESLDIKGTMDHIRNLKGQGVKSVLVSGTTGEQHSLNLQEKLEMVEALESEGTLVDDMEIIFGVASIRQKEAEQLAKAVGETKIAGVMLGYPPYIRPSQAEALTYSKRIIELAGKPVILYNNHGRTGFDLSAESIIELARQDAVIGIKDAGDRKKIEQVQEDVNGAKLYFYAGGEEDLREKTAYGYDRLSSIAGNVAPLEIRNWFESLRTGEDAGAGEEDRVKEIMAQVYRGNAVVNLKRLLNQADASMGRCRAPIGNAEG
- a CDS encoding DUF1572 family protein; this translates as MKFEQEFLNVIRARFKEIKRLGDRTLDQLSDEDMHWRYNEASNTIAVLAKHLRGNMYSRWTDVFTSDGEKADRGRDDEFEDDLNSKADVIAAWEDGWQIFFNALNSFTVDDLLRTQKIRGEDHTILEALERQHSHYATHIGQMMFIGKQIKGDDWQSLSIPKGKSEEYLKW
- a CDS encoding PPK2 family polyphosphate kinase; translated protein: MNIKPYRVPQDEKVNLSDYPTTEGKKKENETIRDEVVPPLVEKLKTLHEKLNAEEKHGILVVLQALDGAGKDESISYIFSNLHAQGVKTTNLSKPSEEEQKHDFLWRLQPAIPKRGEIGILNRSHYEDVIAPRIHDQLDDEDIPEGHDKDSIWELRYRQINEFEKYLRENNIHVAKFFFNMSKDEQKERLLDRMKNPDRQHEFSFSDYEERQYWDDYQKVFQDMLDNTSTDYAPWHVLPADDEWHTRRLVNEIMIGLLEEIDPKFPEMTGEEKEKLEEYIDKLENE
- a CDS encoding haloacid dehalogenase-like hydrolase, with the translated sequence MKRLLDCTASDFLNMTGQDLKQSIKASEGRTMLAETMATVPPLYPDVTNAELTASFGADLLLFNVFDVFNPEVRGFTPSNPEEVIHEIKRLTGRPVGLNLEPVDLNAEQIETLDAIDRGRIASEEALAQAKSLGFDFICLTGNPKTGVTNVEITNAIQRARRTFGSDALIIAGKMHGAGVTSETGSGIISESALDAFIDAGADVILMPSPGTVPGITTEDAQKYVSYVHSKSALAMLTIGTSQEGADESTIRQIALAAKMAGADIHHIGDAGFYGIAVPENIMAYSITIRGRRHTYVRMARSIHR